The Geobacillus stearothermophilus ATCC 12980 genome contains a region encoding:
- the qoxA gene encoding cytochrome aa3 quinol oxidase subunit II, protein MKQAIWRVMLALPFLLLLGGCVERTAVLNPQGPVARMQYDLIMWSVGFMLFIIVVVFTLFAVFLIRYREKPENAGYEPPDEEGNTLLEVVWTAIPILIVAALAVPTVKATFALEKPPTENVKPITIHVTAANWKWIFSYPEENIETVNYVHIPAGVPVKFKLTSVGPMNSFWVPELGGQKYAMDGMETELILQADKPGSYMGRSANFSGEKFAHMEFEVVAQTGTDFRKWINEVKQTAPKLDEEKYTQILKPGLVGRMTFSNTHLQWIDHAKQNSHHGDGKPMKNDDQHDETMTNGHHHGE, encoded by the coding sequence ATGAAACAGGCGATATGGCGCGTCATGTTAGCCTTGCCGTTTTTGCTTTTGCTTGGTGGTTGCGTCGAGCGCACAGCGGTGTTAAATCCGCAAGGGCCGGTGGCGCGCATGCAGTATGATTTGATCATGTGGTCTGTCGGCTTTATGTTGTTCATTATTGTTGTTGTATTTACGTTGTTTGCCGTTTTTCTCATTCGTTATCGCGAGAAGCCGGAAAATGCCGGCTATGAGCCGCCGGATGAGGAAGGAAACACGTTGCTTGAAGTCGTCTGGACGGCCATTCCGATTTTGATTGTCGCTGCGCTCGCTGTTCCAACAGTGAAGGCGACGTTTGCATTGGAAAAGCCGCCGACCGAGAACGTGAAACCGATCACGATTCATGTGACGGCGGCGAACTGGAAATGGATTTTCAGCTATCCGGAAGAAAACATTGAAACGGTCAACTACGTCCATATTCCGGCCGGTGTGCCGGTCAAATTCAAGCTCACGTCCGTCGGACCGATGAATTCGTTTTGGGTGCCGGAGCTAGGCGGACAAAAATATGCGATGGACGGCATGGAGACAGAGCTGATTTTACAAGCTGATAAACCAGGATCGTATATGGGGCGGAGCGCCAACTTTTCCGGGGAAAAGTTCGCCCATATGGAATTTGAGGTTGTCGCCCAAACGGGAACGGACTTCCGCAAATGGATAAATGAAGTGAAACAAACCGCCCCGAAGCTCGATGAGGAAAAATACACACAAATTTTAAAACCGGGGCTTGTTGGGCGAATGACGTTTTCGAACACCCACTTGCAATGGATTGACCATGCGAAACAGAACAGCCATCATGGAGATGGAAAGCCAATGAAAAATGACGATCAACATGATGAAACGATGACAAACGGTCACCATCATGGGGAGTAG
- the qoxC gene encoding cytochrome aa3 quinol oxidase subunit III gives MGEAAHRYEETVPLEYRTQESRLNILGFWIFLGAEVALFATLFATYLVLFQRTGSGPTAAELFEVKDVLIETLLLLTSSFTCGLAIFEMRRGRMSGLIAWLLVTLLLGLGFITVEIREFIHYVHEGATMQTSAFLSSFFVLVGTHGAHVSVGIGWMILIIIQLLQRGFTPKTARKVFIVSLYWHFLDVVWIFIFTLVYLLGMVI, from the coding sequence ATGGGAGAAGCTGCACATCGCTATGAGGAAACGGTGCCGCTGGAGTATCGGACGCAAGAAAGTCGGTTGAACATATTGGGTTTCTGGATTTTCCTCGGGGCGGAAGTCGCGCTGTTTGCGACGCTGTTTGCGACATATCTCGTCTTGTTCCAACGGACCGGCTCGGGGCCGACGGCAGCGGAGCTGTTTGAGGTAAAAGACGTTTTGATCGAAACGTTGTTGCTGTTGACGAGCAGTTTCACATGTGGGTTGGCCATTTTTGAAATGCGCCGCGGCCGCATGAGCGGGCTGATCGCTTGGCTGCTCGTGACGCTTCTGCTTGGGTTGGGGTTTATTACGGTTGAAATTCGCGAGTTCATCCATTACGTCCATGAAGGAGCGACGATGCAGACGAGCGCATTTTTATCAAGCTTTTTCGTGCTCGTCGGCACGCACGGCGCCCACGTCAGTGTAGGGATTGGCTGGATGATTTTGATCATCATCCAGCTTCTCCAGCGCGGCTTTACGCCGAAAACAGCGCGCAAAGTGTTTATTGTCAGCTTGTACTGGCACTTTTTGGACGTCGTTTGGATTTTCATCTTCACGCTCGTCTATTTGTTAGGGATGGTGATCTAA